From one Dermacentor andersoni chromosome 1, qqDerAnde1_hic_scaffold, whole genome shotgun sequence genomic stretch:
- the LOC126546340 gene encoding cytochrome P450 3A41-like, with product MFLPSLVDCVILLAATCFLLYRYAARNRNFWKDQGIVHEKLSVVFGPILRLVMKPVCLSDQERCQKMGRVFGIYEGGKPTLMVSDPELVKQVLVKDFHLLPNRRQRQFDDTMLSNMMVFAAVERWRRIRPAASPAFSTGKLRKMNFLIQECAKVTCRHLKNAAEKTEDIDVKQFYGHYALDVIATCAFGTKLDSHTETTNGFVTEARKAFSVKITPKLLFAVLFPGLVRALKIKVLNDDSFVYFKKVCQGIIGNRQAHSQFHEDFLQLMMEAQKGCLQPSTEGSSDTESTLFDIGSEEKSTATFCAKGMTEDEALAQCVLFFLAGQDTTSSTVAFATYLLALHPDAQDKLRKEVDECFANHGPEPSLDVVSKLEYLHCIVSETLRLYPPGTRIERAAYEDYVLGETGIKIPKDCVVAIPIYAMHHDPEFFPEPDAFKPERFSKDNVGSIRPYTYLPFGAGPRNCIGMRFALQAVKLCLLHSVHNVEFVRADKTQVPLKIGKGLGVLSAEDITVGIRKWGRDNI from the exons ATGTTTCTTCCGAGTCTAGTTGACTGCGTCATACTATTGGCTGCAACCTGTTTCCTGCTATATAG ATATGCCGCGAGAAACAGGAACTTCTGGAAGGATCAAGGCATTGTTCACGAGAAGTTGTCCGTTGTCTTTGGTCCCATCTTAAGGCTGGTCATGAAG CCAGTATGTCTGAGCGATCAAGAAAGGTGCCAGAAGATGGGCCGGGTCTTTGG CATCTACGAAGGAGGCAAGCCTACGCTAATGGTGTCGGACCCAGAGCTTGTGAAGCAGGTTCTTGTTAAAGACTTCCATCTGTTGCCGAACAGAAGG CAACGACAGTTCGACGATACCATGCTCAGCAACATGATGGTCTTCGCAGCCGTGGAGCGTTGGAGGAGAATACGTCCTGCGGCAAGCCCGGCATTTTCGACTGGCAAGCTAAGAAAG ATGAACTTTTTGATTCAAGAATGCGCAAAAGTGACGTGTCGGCACCTGAAAAACGCTGCGGAAAAGACTGAGGACATCGATGTTAAGCA GTTCTATGGCCACTACGCTTTGGATGTGATTGCCACATGCGCATTTGGGACGAAGCTGGATTCGCACACGGAGACCACCAACGGTTTTGTGACCGAGGCTCGAAAGGCGTTCTCTGTGAAAATCACTCCCAAGCTGCTCTTTGCGG TGCTGTTTCCGGGTCTGGTGAGAGCGCTGAAGATCAAGGTACTGAATGACGATTCTTTTGTCTACTTCAAAAAAGTATGTCAAGGAATTATAGGGAACAGGCAAGCACACAGTCAG TTCCACGAAGACTTCCTCCAGCTGATGATGGAGGCGCAGAAAGGCTGCCTCCAACCTTCCACCGAGGGCTCGTCGGATACGGAGAGCACGCTTTTCGACATCGGCTCGGAAGAGAAGTCCACTGCGACGTTCTGTGCCAAAG GAATGACGGAAGACGAAGCGCTGGCGCAGTGCGTGCTCTTCTTCCTGGCCGGTCAGGACACTACTTCGTCGACGGTGGCATTCGCCACTTACTTGCTGGCCTTACACCCTGACGCGCAGGACAAACTACGGAAAGAAGTGGACGAGTGCTTTGCGAACCAC GGACCGGAGCCCAGTCTTGACGTCGTCTCTAAGCTAGAGTACCTTCACTGCATTGTTTCGGAAACGCTGCGGCTGTACCCACCCGGTACGAG GATCGAACGAGCTGCGTATGAAGACTACGTGCTGGGAGAAACCGGAATCAAGATACCCAAGGACTGCGTTGTCGCCATTCCTATTTACGCTATGCATCATGACCCAGAATTCTTCCCTGAACCGGATGCTTTCAAACCGGAGAG GTTCAGCAAGGACAACGTAGGCTCTATACGACCCTACACCTACCTTCCTTTTGGTGCCGGTCCAAGAAACTGCATTGGGATGCGGTTCGCGCTTCAGGCGGTCAAGCTCTGCTTGCTCCACTCGGTGCACAACGTCGAGTTCGTGCGCGCGGACAAAACGCAG gTCCCTCTGAAGATTGGAAAAGGGCTCGGCGTTCTGAGCGCGGAAGATATCACTGTTGGAATACGAAAGTGGGGGCGCGATAACATTTAG